In Gopherus flavomarginatus isolate rGopFla2 chromosome 1, rGopFla2.mat.asm, whole genome shotgun sequence, a single genomic region encodes these proteins:
- the CALML5 gene encoding LOW QUALITY PROTEIN: calmodulin-like protein 5 (The sequence of the model RefSeq protein was modified relative to this genomic sequence to represent the inferred CDS: inserted 1 base in 1 codon) has translation MADQLTEGQIAEFKEAFSLFDKDGDGTITTSELGTVMRSLGQNPTEAELQDMIGELDADGSGTVDFPEFLSMMARKMRDTDSEEEIREAFRVFDRDKNGYISAAELRHVMTNLGEKLTDEEVDEMIREADSNSDGQVNYEEFVRMMTEKMSTFDSPMGTSFHPWARESHETSSQLTEEQIAEFEEGFSLFDKDREGTITIGELGXIMLSLGQNSTEAKLQDMIDELDLDGSGTIDFPEFLSMIVRKMRDTYSEEEIREAFCVFNEDRYGYISVVELRQIMTNLGEKLTDKEVDEMIKEANADHDGRVNYDVFVRMMASM, from the exons ATGGCTGACCAGCTGACGGAGGGGCAGATCGCGGAGTTCAAAGAAGCCTTCTCGCTCTTTGACAAGGATGGGGATGGGACCATCACCACCAGTGAGCTGGGGACCGTCATGCGGTCACTGGGGCAGAACCCCACCGAGGCCGAGCTGCAAGACATGATTGGCGAGCTGGACGCTGACGGCAGCGGCACAGTGGACTTCCCCGAATTCCTGTCCATGATGGCGAGGAAGATGAGGGACACGGACAGCGAGGAGGAGATCCGGGAAGCCTTCCGAGTGTTCGACAGGGACAAGAACGGCTACATCAGTGCGGCGGAGCTCCGGCACGTCATGACCAACCTCGGCGAGAAGCTGACGGACGAGGAGGTGGACGAGATGATCAGGGAGGCTGACAGCAACAGCGATGGGCAAGTCAACTACGAGGAGTTTGTACGGATGATGACAGAGAA gATGTCAACGTTTGACTCTCCAATGGGT aCATCGTTTCATCCCTGGGCAAGGGAGTCACATGAGACTTCCTCACAGCTAACCGAGGAGCAGATCGCAGAGTTCGAAGAAGGCTTCTCACTCTTTGACAAGGACCGAGAAGGGACCATCACCATCGGTGAGCTGG GCATCATGCTGTCACTGGGGCAGAACTCCACCGAGGCCAAGCTGCAAGACATGATCGACGAGTTGGACCTCGATGGCAGCGGCACAATTGACTTCCCCGAATTCCTGTCCATGATAGTGAGGAAGATGAGGGACACGTACAGCGAGGAGGAGATCCGGGAAGCCTTCTGTGTGTTTAACGAGGACAGGTATGGCTACATCAGTGTGGTGGAGCTCCGGCAAATCATGACCAACCTCGGCGAGAAGCTGACGGACAAGGAGGTGGACGAGATGATCAAGGAGGCCAATGCAGATCACGATGGGCGAGTCAACTACGACGTGTTTGTGAGGATGATGGCCTCAATGTGA